TGCTCAGCCCGATAGTGGTCAAGCTGACCAGGGATCACTTTTCGAACCCCTGATCCGTCAGCGGAAGAGGGAAGGGCTTCCGGCGAAGCAGCCGGCAGCCCTTGGCCCGTTCTGCGCTAGACTCGGCAACCGCCCTTAATTTTTGCAAAAAAGGATTACCCCATGGCCCAAGTCACCCTCAAAGGCAACCCGGTTCATGTCGACGGCCAGCTGCCGCAACCGGGTCAACAGGCCCCGGCCTTCACCCTGGTCGGCAATGGCCTGGCCGACGTCAGCCTGGCCAGCCTGGCCGGCAAGCGCAAGGTGCTGAACATCTTCCCAAGCGTGGACACCCCGACCTGTGCCGCCTCGGTACGCAAGTTCAACACCGAGGCCGGCGCGCTGGCCAACACCCTGGTGCTCTGTGTGTCCGCCGATCTGCCGTTCGCCCAGGGCCGTTTCTGCGGCGCCGAAGGCCTGGACAACGTGATCAACCTGTCGACCATGCGTGGCGCCGAGTTCCTCAAGAACTACGGCGTGGCCATCGCCGACGGCCCGCTGGCCGGGATCGCCGCCCGCGCCGTGGTGGTGCTCGATGAGCAGGACAAGGTGCTGCACAGCGAGCTGGTCGCCGAGATCGCCGATGAGCCGAACTATGACGCGGCTCTGGCCGTGCTCAAGTAACATCCGGCAATAGCTGCGAGCGGCCTCCTTCGGGAGGCCGTTTTCGTTTGGGCGCCGGGCACAGGCAGGTCAGCGCGAGGTAAATAGCCGGTAAAGTGGCTTTGCTTAGGCCCTGCCAGTGCTTATCGTGCGGGCTTGCCAAGGAAGTGACCGCACCATGCCCGAGACACACGCAAGTTCCCGCTCCTCGAATTCTTCACGCCGCTGGCTGATCGCCCTGATCCTGCTGGTCGTACTCAGCGCGCTGCTCTGGTGGTACTGGCCCGCCAAGGTCCAACCCCAGGATGCTCGCCGCTGGGGCGACGACGGTCCGGTACCGGTACGCATGGGCCAGGTCAGCCAGGGCGATTTCCCCATCGAGCTCAAGGCCCTGGGCACGGTCACGGCCTTCAACCGGGTCGACGTGCGTCCGCAAGTCGCCGGCGAGCTGACCAAGGTGCTGTTCGAAGACGGCCAGCGGGTCAAGGCCGGCGACCTGCTGGCGGTGATCGATCCGCGCCCTTATGAGGTGGCCCTGCAGCGGGCCCTGGGGCTGCTGCAGGAGAACCAGGCGCAGCTGACCAATGCCGAGCTGGACCTGGCCCGCTACCGTGGCCTGTACGCCGAGGACTCCATCGCCAAGCAGACCCTGGACACCCAGCAGGCCCTGGTCAACCAGTACCGCGGCGCGCTCAAGAGCAACCAGGCCGCGGTAGCCGAGGCCCGCCTCAACCTCGAGTTCACCCAGGTGCGCGCCCCCATCGGCGGACGCCTGGGGCTGCGTCAGGTGGATGCCGGCAACCTGCTGAGTTCGAGTGACGCGCTGCCGCTGGTGGTGATCACCCAGACCGAACCGATCTCCGTGCTGTTCACCTTGGCCGAAGGCGAACTGCCTGAGGTGCTGCGCCAGTTCCGCGGCGGCCAGCCACTGCCGGTCGAGGCCTGGGATCGCAGCGAGCGGGCGAAGCTTGCCGAGGGCGTGCTGGACAGCCTGGACAACCTGATCGATACCGCCACCGGTACGGTCAAGCTCAAGGCCCGTTTCGCCAATGCCGAGGAGCTGCTGTTTCCCAACCAGTTCGTCAACGTGCGCCTGCGCGTGGAAGTCCGCCGCGAGGCCCTGCTGATCCCCGCGGCAGCCCTGCAGTACGGCGCCAGCGGCACCTTCGTCTACGTCATCGACGAGCAGGACAAGGTGCAGGTGCGTCCCGTGGCAGTCGGACCCAGCGATGGCCAGTTGACCCTGGTCGAGCAGGGCGTCGCCCTCGGCGAGCGCCTGGTGCTGGAGGGTACCGACCGCCTGCGCGACGGCAGCCCGGTCGAGGTGATGGACGCCAGCGGCGAACAGGCCCAGGCCACGGCCAAGGCGAAAGACGACGCATGAACGCCTCGCGCCTGTTCATCCTGCGTCCGGTCGCCACCACGCTGCTGATGCTGGCGATCTTCCTGCTCGGCCTGATCGCCTACCGGCTCCTGCCGGTATCGGCCTTGCCCCAGGTGGATTACCCGACCATTCGCGTGCTGACCCTGTACCCCGGTGCCAGCCCCGAGGTGATGACCAGCGCCGTCACCGCGCCGCTGGAGCGGCAGTTCGGGCAGATGCCGGGGTTGCAACAGATGTCCTCGGCCAGTTCCGGGGGCGCCTCGGTGATTACCCTGCGTTTCGCGTTGGCGGTCGATCTGGATGTGGCCGAGCAGCAGGTGCAGGCGGCGATCAATGGCGCCACCAACCTGTTGCCCAAGGACCTGCCGGCGCCGCCGGTGTACAACAAGGTCAACCCGGCGGACACCCCGGTACTGAGCCTGGCGATCAGCTCGGCGACCCTGCCGCTGACCGAGGTGCACGACCTGGTCGACACGCGCATGGCGCAGAAGATCGCCCAGATCAGCGGTGTCGGCCTGGTCAGTCTGGCCGGCGGCCAGCGGCCGGCGGTGCGCATCCGCGTCGACCCGCAGGCCCTGGCCAGTCACGGCCTCAACCTGAGCGACGTGCGTGCGCTGATCACCGCCTCCAACGTCAACCAGCCCAAGGGCAACTTCGACGGGCCGACCCGGGTCTCGCAGCTGGATGCCAACGATCAGCTCAAGTCCGCCGACGAATACCGCGGCCTGATCCTCAAGTACGAAAACGCCGCGGCCCTGCGCCTGGAGGATGTCGCCAGCGTGGTCGACGGTGCCGAGAACCGGCGCCTGGCTGCCTGGGCCGACCGCAACGAGACGGTGCTGCTGACCATCCAGCGTCAGCCCGGCGCCAACGTGATCGAGGTGGTCGATCGCATCCACAAGCTGTTGCCGAGCATCACCGCCGGCCTGCCCGCCAGCCTGGAGGTCAAGGTACTGACCGACCGTACCCAGACCATCCGCGCGGCGATCAGCGACGTGCAGTTCGAGTTGCTGCTGGCCATCGCTCTGGTGGTGCTGGTGACCTTCCTGTTCCTGCGCAAGCTGTCCGCCACCCTGATTCCCTCGATCGTGGTGCCGTTGTCGCTGATCGGCACCTTTGCGCTGATGTACCTGGCCGGTTTCTCGATCAATAACCTGACCCTGATGGCGCTGACCATTGCCACCGGCTTCGTGGTGGACGACGCCATCGTCATGCTGGAAAACATCAGCCGTCACCTGGAGGCGGGCGAGACGCCGCTGAATGCCGCGCTCAAGGGCGCCAAGCAGATCGGCTTCACCCTGGTTTCCCTCACCCTGTCGCTGATCGCCGTGTTGATCCCGCTGCTGTTCATGGCCGACGTGGTCGGCCGCCTGTTCCGCGAATTCGCCATCACCCTGGCGGTGGCGATCCTGATCTCCCTGCTGGTGTCGCTGACCCTGACGCCGATGATGTGCGCGCGCCTGCTCAAGCAGGAAAAGGAAGCCGATCAGGGGCGTTTCTACCGCGCCAGCGGGGCCTTTATCGATGGCCTGATCGCGCG
The genomic region above belongs to Pseudomonas benzenivorans and contains:
- the tpx gene encoding thiol peroxidase, producing the protein MAQVTLKGNPVHVDGQLPQPGQQAPAFTLVGNGLADVSLASLAGKRKVLNIFPSVDTPTCAASVRKFNTEAGALANTLVLCVSADLPFAQGRFCGAEGLDNVINLSTMRGAEFLKNYGVAIADGPLAGIAARAVVVLDEQDKVLHSELVAEIADEPNYDAALAVLK
- a CDS encoding MdtA/MuxA family multidrug efflux RND transporter periplasmic adaptor subunit; the protein is MPETHASSRSSNSSRRWLIALILLVVLSALLWWYWPAKVQPQDARRWGDDGPVPVRMGQVSQGDFPIELKALGTVTAFNRVDVRPQVAGELTKVLFEDGQRVKAGDLLAVIDPRPYEVALQRALGLLQENQAQLTNAELDLARYRGLYAEDSIAKQTLDTQQALVNQYRGALKSNQAAVAEARLNLEFTQVRAPIGGRLGLRQVDAGNLLSSSDALPLVVITQTEPISVLFTLAEGELPEVLRQFRGGQPLPVEAWDRSERAKLAEGVLDSLDNLIDTATGTVKLKARFANAEELLFPNQFVNVRLRVEVRREALLIPAAALQYGASGTFVYVIDEQDKVQVRPVAVGPSDGQLTLVEQGVALGERLVLEGTDRLRDGSPVEVMDASGEQAQATAKAKDDA